In one Balaenoptera musculus isolate JJ_BM4_2016_0621 chromosome 2, mBalMus1.pri.v3, whole genome shotgun sequence genomic region, the following are encoded:
- the VPS18 gene encoding LOW QUALITY PROTEIN: vacuolar protein sorting-associated protein 18 homolog (The sequence of the model RefSeq protein was modified relative to this genomic sequence to represent the inferred CDS: inserted 5 bases in 4 codons; deleted 9 bases in 6 codons; substituted 1 base at 1 genomic stop codon) has protein sequence MASILDEYEDSLSRSAFLQPGCPSVGIPHSGYVNAQLEKEVPIFTRQRIDFTPSERITSLVISCNQLCMSLGKDTLLRIDLGKTNEPNHMELGXQDDAKVHKMFLDPTGSHLLIALSSTEVLYVNRNXQKFVPLARWKGQLVESVGWNRPLGTESSTGPILVGTAQGQIFEAELSASEGGLFGPAPDLYFRPLYVLNEEGCTAPVCSLEAEAGPXRAWLCHRPPTLGQRLFQFIGRAAEGAEAQGFSGLFAAYTDHPTPFREFPSSLGYSELALLHPKVALCARAFAWMMGDGVVYGSLDCGRPDSLLSXERVWEYPEGXGPGASPPLAIVLTQFHFLLLLADRVEAVCTLTGQVVLRDHFLEKFGPLKHMVKDSSTGHLWTHTERAVFRYQVQREARDVWRTYLDMNRFDLAKEYCRERPDCLDTVLAREADFCFRQHRYLESARCYALTQSYFEEIALKFLEAHQEEALAEFLQRKLASLKPAERTQATLLTAWLTELYLSRLGALQGDPEALNLYRETRERFRAFLSSPRHKEWLFASRASIHELLASHGDTEHMVYFAVIMQDYERVVAYHCQHEAYEEALAVLARHRDPQLFYKFSPILIRHIPRQLVDAWIELGSRLDARQLIPALVNYSQGGEAQQVSQAIRYMEFCVNVLGETEQAIHNYLLSLYARGQPASLLAYLEQAGASPHRVHYDLKYALRLCAEHGHHHACVHVYKVLELYEEAVDLALQVDVDLAKQCADLPEEDEELRKKLWLKIARHVVQEEEDVQTAMACLASCPLLKIEDVLPFFPDFVTIDHFKEAICSSLKAYNHHIQELQREMEEATASAQRIRRDLQELRGRYGTVEPQDKCATCDFPLLNRPFYLFLCGHMFHADCLLQAVRPGLPAYKQARLEELQRKLGTAPPPAKGSARAKEAEGGAATGGPSREQLKADLDELVAAECVYCGELMIRSIDRPFIDPQRYEEEHLSWL, from the exons ATGGCGTCTATCCTGGATGAATACGAGGACTCCCTCTCCCGCTCGGCCTTCTTGCAGCCCGGCTGCCCCAGCGTCGGCATCCCCCACTCGG GATATGTGAATGCCCAGCTAGAGAAGGAAGTGCCCATTTTCACGAGGCAGCGCATTGACTTTACCCCTTCTGAGCGTATCACCAGTCTTGTCATCTCCTGCAATCAGCTCTGCATGAGCCTGGGCAAGGATACACTACTCCG CATTGACTTAGGCAAAACAAATGAACCCAACCACATGGAGCTGGG GCAGGATGATGCCAAAGTTCACAAGATGTTCCTGGACCCTACTG GCTCTCACCTGCTGATCGCTCTGAGCAGCACTGAGGTCCTCTACGTGAACCGTA GACAGAAGTTCGTGCCCCTGGCACGCTGGAAGGGGCAGCTGGTGGAGAGTGTGGGCTGGAAC AGGCCCCTGGGTACCGAGAGCAGCACAGGCCCCATCCTGGTCGGCACTGCCCAAGGCCAGATCTTTGAAGCAGAGCTCTCGGCCAGTGAGGGTGGGCTTTTCGGCCCTGCCCCGGATCTCTACTTCCGTCCGTTG TATGTGCTAAATGAAGAAGGGTGCACAGCACCTGTGTGCTCCCTCGAGGCGGAGGCGGGGCCCTGAAGGGCGTGGCTTTGTCATCGCCCACCCACTCTCGGGCAGCGCCTCTTCCAGTTCATAGGCCGAGCAGCCGAGGGAGCAGAGGCCCAAGGCTTCTCGGGGCTCTTTGCTGCCTACACTGaccatcccaccccc ttccgTGAGTTCCCCAGCAGTCTGGGCTACAGTGAGCTGGCCCTTCTACACCCCAAAGTTGCGCTCTGCGCCCGGGCCTTCGCCTGGATGATG GGGGATGGCGTGGTGTATGGCTCGTTGGAC TGCGGGCGTCCCGACTCCCTGCTGA GAGAGCGGGTCTGGGAGTACCCAGAGG GGGGTCCTGGGGCCAGCCCACCCCTGGCCATCGTCCTGACCCAG TTCcacttcctgctgctgctggcggACCGGGTGGAGGCGGTGTGCACGCTGACGGGGCAGGTGGTGCTGCGGGACCACTTCCTGGAGAAGTTTGGGCCGCTGAAGCACATGGTGAAGGACTCCTCCACGGGCCACCTGTGGACCCACACCGAGCGGGCCGTCTTCCGCTACCAGGTACAGCGGGAGGCCCGGGATGTCTGGCGCACCTACCTGGACATGAACCGCTTCGACCTGGCCAAAGAGTATTGTCGAGAGCGGCCTGACTGCCTGGACACGGTCCTGGCCCGGGAGGCCGACTTCTGCTTCCGCCAGCATCGTTACCTGGAGAGTGCCCGCTGCTACGCCCTGACTCAGAGCTACTTTGAGGAGATTGCCCTCAAGTTCTTGGAGGCCCACCAGGAGGAGGCGCTGGCCGAGTTCCTGCAGCGAAAACTGGCCAGTTTGAAGCCTGCTGAGCGCACCCAGGCCACGCTGCTTACCGCCTGGCTGACGGAGCTCTACCTGAGCCGACTCGGGGCCCTGCAGGGTGACCCTGAGGCCCTGAACCTCTACCGGGAAACCCGGGAGCGTTTCCGCGCCTTCCTAAGCAGCCCCCGCCACAAGGAGTGGCTCTTCGCCAGCCGGGCCTCCATCCATGAGCTGCTCGCCAGCCACGGGGACACAGAGCACATGGTATACTTCGCTGTGATCATGCAGGACTACGAGCGCGTGGTGGCATACCACTGCCAGCATGAGGCCTACGAGGAGGCCCTGGCCGTGCTGGCCCGCCACCGTGACCCCCAGCTCTTCTACAAGTTCTCACCCATCCTCATCCGTCACATCCCTCGCCAGCTGGTGGACGCCTGGATTGAGCTGGGCAGCCGGCTGGATGCCCGGCAGCTCATCCCTGCCCTGGTGAACTATAGCCAGGGTGGCGAGGCCCAGCAGGTGAGCCAGGCCATCCGCTACATGGAGTTCTGCGTGAACGTGCTGGGCGAGACTGAGCAGGCCATTCACAATTACCTGCTGTCGCTCTATGCCCGAGGCCAGCCAGCCTCACTGCTGGCCTACCTCGAGCAGGCCGGGGCCAGCCCGCACCGGGTGCATTATGACCTCAAGTACGCGCTGCGGCTCTGTGCTGAGCATGGCCACCACCATGCTTGCGTCCACGTCTACAAGGTCCTGGAGCTGTATGAGGAGGCTGTGGACCTGGCCCTGCAG GTGGACGTGGACCTGGCCAAGCAGTGTGCTGACCTGCCCGAGGAAGATGAGGAGCTGCGCAAGAAGCTGTGGCTGAAGATCGCTCGGCATGtggtgcaggaggaggaggatgtgcAGACGGCCATGGCCTGCCTGGCCAGCTGCCCCCTGCTCAAGATCGAGGACGTGCTGCCTTTCTTCCCTGACTTCGTCACCATCGACCACTTCAAGGAGGCGATCTGCAGCTCGCTGAAGGCTTACAACCACCACATCCAAGAGCTGCAGCGGGAGATGGAAGAGGCCACGGCCAGCGCCCAGCGCATCCGGCGAGACCTGCAGGAGCTGCGGGGCCGCTATGGCACCGTGGAGCCCCAGGACAAATGTGCCACCTGCGACTTTCCCCTGCTCAACCGCCCTTTTTACCTCTTCCTCTGTGGCCACATGTTCCACGCTGACTGCCTGCTGCAGGCCGTGCGGCCTGGCCTGCCGGCCTACAAGCAGGCCCGGCTCGAGGAGCTACAGCGAAAGCTGGGCACCGCTCCACCCCCTGCCAAGGGCTCTGCCCGGGCTAAGGAGGCCGAGGGGGGCGCTGCCACCGGGGGGCCCAGCCGGGAACAGCTCAAGGCTGACCTGGATGAACTGGTGGCCGCTGAGTGCGTGTACTGTGGGGAACTGATGATCCGCTCTATTGACCGGCCCTTCATCGACCCTCAGCGCTACGAGGAGGAGCACCTCAGTTGGTTGTAG